A section of the Cryobacterium soli genome encodes:
- a CDS encoding helix-turn-helix domain-containing protein: MGIVINLDVELAKKKMSVTDLAAAIGLAVANVSILKNGRAKAVRFSTLDAICSVLGCQPGDILTYVPDSAVLESDEPADDKIGED; encoded by the coding sequence ATGGGTATCGTGATCAACCTCGATGTGGAGCTGGCGAAGAAGAAAATGTCGGTGACCGACCTCGCGGCGGCCATCGGGCTCGCGGTGGCCAACGTGTCGATCCTCAAGAACGGTCGGGCCAAGGCCGTGCGGTTCTCCACCCTCGACGCCATCTGTTCGGTGCTGGGCTGCCAGCCCGGAGACATTCTGACCTACGTCCCCGACTCGGCTGTGCTTGAATCGGACGAGCCGGCGGACGACAAGATCGGCGAGGACTGA
- a CDS encoding LysE/ArgO family amino acid transporter, translating into MTPSTTLLPALLGLVTGLSLIIAIGAQNAFVLRLGIEGRNRVIAPVVIICALSDAALILAGVLGMGALVQAAPVAMVVVRMLGAAFLVVYGLWAARRALRPGTLVVTGASGGTGMRVAVGTVLALTWLNPHVYLDTVLFLGSVASQQGPAERWWWVGGAMLASVLWFTALGFGARLLRPIFARPGAWRVLDGAIAVVMLALGMRLALDL; encoded by the coding sequence ATGACCCCCTCCACCACGCTCCTGCCTGCTCTGCTGGGCCTGGTGACGGGACTCTCCCTCATCATCGCGATCGGCGCCCAGAACGCGTTCGTGCTGCGGCTCGGCATTGAGGGGCGCAACCGGGTCATCGCCCCGGTCGTCATCATCTGCGCCCTGTCCGACGCGGCGCTCATTCTGGCCGGAGTGCTCGGCATGGGCGCTCTCGTGCAGGCGGCACCGGTGGCCATGGTTGTGGTGCGGATGCTCGGGGCGGCCTTCCTGGTGGTCTACGGCCTGTGGGCCGCGCGACGGGCCCTCCGCCCCGGCACCCTGGTGGTGACGGGCGCCTCGGGCGGCACCGGGATGCGGGTGGCCGTCGGCACGGTGCTCGCCCTGACCTGGCTCAACCCGCACGTGTACCTCGACACGGTGCTGTTCCTCGGCTCCGTCGCATCCCAGCAGGGCCCGGCCGAGCGCTGGTGGTGGGTGGGCGGCGCCATGCTGGCGAGCGTGCTGTGGTTCACCGCGCTGGGCTTCGGGGCGCGGCTTCTGCGGCCGATCTTCGCCCGGCCCGGCGCGTGGCGGGTGCTCGACGGCGCCATCGCGGTGGTCATGCTCGCCCTCGGCATGCGGTTGGCCCTGGATCTCTGA
- a CDS encoding LysR family transcriptional regulator ArgP has protein sequence MQRFSLDQLGTLLALIEEGTFDKAARSLHITASAVSQRVKAMEQSCGRVLVQRTTPVALTDAGALVLRYARQVELLEADTVRALRDAGPAGQAVRVSLAVNADSLATWFLGALAGVADDLDVAFDLHREDQEHTLSLLRSGAVMAAVTSSRETIQGCVTEPLGRMRYRAVATPVFIARRLPDGLAGLSVAPVVTFDRNDDLQDAFLRARAGRPGQAPRHVIPASNDFARAVLLGLGWGVLPEQQCLAEIADGSLVELAAEHPVDVPLYWQRWNLSSPLLDAVSAAVQAAARRDLFAL, from the coding sequence ATGCAACGTTTCTCCCTCGACCAGCTCGGCACCCTCCTGGCCCTCATCGAAGAGGGCACCTTCGACAAGGCGGCACGGAGCCTGCACATCACCGCATCGGCAGTGTCGCAACGGGTCAAGGCCATGGAGCAGTCCTGCGGCCGGGTCCTCGTGCAGCGCACGACCCCGGTGGCGCTCACCGATGCCGGTGCCCTTGTGCTGCGCTACGCCCGCCAGGTGGAGCTGCTCGAGGCCGATACCGTGCGGGCGCTGCGGGACGCCGGGCCGGCCGGGCAGGCCGTGCGGGTGTCACTCGCCGTGAACGCCGACAGCCTGGCGACCTGGTTCCTCGGAGCCCTCGCCGGGGTCGCCGACGACCTCGACGTGGCCTTCGACCTGCATCGGGAGGATCAGGAGCACACGCTGTCGCTGCTCCGCTCCGGCGCGGTCATGGCCGCGGTCACCTCCAGCCGCGAGACCATCCAGGGCTGCGTCACCGAACCGCTCGGCCGGATGCGGTACCGCGCCGTGGCCACACCGGTCTTCATCGCCCGCCGGCTCCCGGACGGCCTGGCCGGGCTCTCGGTGGCGCCCGTGGTCACCTTCGACCGCAACGACGACCTGCAGGATGCCTTCCTCCGCGCCCGCGCGGGCCGGCCCGGCCAGGCGCCCCGGCATGTCATCCCCGCCTCCAACGACTTCGCGCGGGCGGTTCTCCTGGGCCTGGGCTGGGGCGTGCTCCCCGAGCAGCAGTGCCTGGCGGAGATCGCCGACGGATCGCTCGTGGAACTCGCGGCGGAGCATCCGGTGGACGTGCCGCTGTACTGGCAGCGCTGGAACCTCTCCTCACCCCTGCTCGACGCCGTGTCGGCGGCGGTGCAGGCGGCGGCGCGCCGGGACTTGTTCGCTCTCTGA
- a CDS encoding NmrA family NAD(P)-binding protein gives MPEPLPTLAVTGSTGVLGGMVAHALAAAEVPQRLLARTVERAPHLPRSVALPFSYSDRAASERALEGVHTLFMVSAAENAERLAQHLAFIDSARAAGVRHIVYTSFVAAAPDATFTLARDHYATEEYIRSSGIDYTFLRDSLYLDFMPALVGADGVIRGPAGAGRVAAVARADVARTAVTVLNDVTAHRTATYDLTGPEALTMAEVAAILSAAGPSSSATVRYHDETVPEAYESRRPWGAPDWQVDAWVSTYTAIATGEMSEVSGAIETITGVAPMSLTRLLAG, from the coding sequence ATGCCAGAACCCCTCCCCACGCTCGCCGTGACCGGTTCCACTGGAGTGCTCGGCGGCATGGTGGCCCACGCCCTGGCCGCCGCCGAAGTGCCGCAACGACTGCTCGCCCGCACTGTGGAGCGGGCCCCGCACCTTCCCCGCAGCGTCGCCCTGCCGTTCTCCTACTCCGACCGTGCCGCTTCCGAGCGAGCGCTCGAGGGAGTGCACACGCTCTTCATGGTGTCGGCCGCCGAAAACGCCGAGCGCCTGGCCCAGCACCTGGCCTTCATCGACTCCGCCCGGGCCGCAGGGGTGCGCCACATCGTCTACACCTCGTTCGTCGCCGCGGCTCCGGATGCCACGTTCACGCTGGCCAGGGACCACTACGCCACCGAGGAGTACATCCGGTCGTCGGGGATCGACTACACATTCCTGCGCGACAGCCTCTACCTCGACTTCATGCCCGCGCTGGTCGGCGCGGACGGCGTCATCCGCGGGCCGGCCGGAGCCGGTCGGGTGGCCGCCGTCGCACGCGCCGACGTGGCCCGCACGGCCGTGACGGTACTGAACGACGTCACCGCGCACCGCACTGCCACCTACGACCTCACCGGGCCGGAGGCGCTGACCATGGCAGAGGTGGCGGCGATCCTCTCCGCGGCAGGCCCGTCGTCGTCAGCAACCGTGCGGTACCACGACGAGACCGTGCCGGAGGCCTACGAGTCCCGTCGGCCGTGGGGCGCTCCGGACTGGCAGGTGGACGCCTGGGTGTCGACCTACACCGCCATCGCCACCGGGGAGATGAGCGAGGTCAGCGGCGCCATCGAAACGATCACCGGCGTCGCACCGATGAGCCTCACCCGACTGCTCGCCGGCTGA
- a CDS encoding anti-sigma factor family protein, whose amino-acid sequence MTSTPDRFREWDAAYVLGALSAEDRHDFERHLPTCPACSAAVAELAGLPGILSALPAAEAVAIAEADPADGADAASATASVEASDERLRTALHQPGLVRRLAGAAVRRRRRNRIRLALTLTAAAAVIALGGGVLGATLATPPAPEAGSAVPTVSAPATQVVAMEPLEPNALTAAVTITDTEWGTRFDWSCVYLNQLWKDNGPQDYDMVMTDLSGASRVLATWTATSPSTENLAASTDLPSDQIQSIEIRASRSGTPLAHTDL is encoded by the coding sequence ATGACCTCCACCCCCGACCGCTTTCGCGAGTGGGACGCGGCCTACGTGCTCGGCGCGCTGAGCGCCGAGGACCGGCACGACTTCGAGCGCCACCTGCCCACCTGCCCGGCTTGCTCCGCAGCCGTCGCCGAGCTGGCCGGCCTGCCCGGGATCCTCAGCGCCCTGCCGGCGGCCGAGGCCGTGGCCATCGCCGAGGCCGACCCTGCCGACGGGGCCGACGCGGCGAGCGCAACGGCGTCGGTCGAGGCCTCCGACGAGCGTCTGCGCACCGCGCTGCACCAGCCGGGGCTCGTGCGGCGCCTCGCCGGCGCGGCAGTGCGGCGTCGCCGGCGCAACCGCATCCGCCTCGCCCTCACCCTCACCGCTGCCGCCGCGGTCATCGCGCTGGGCGGCGGCGTGCTCGGGGCCACCCTGGCCACCCCGCCGGCGCCGGAAGCGGGATCCGCCGTCCCCACGGTCAGCGCCCCGGCGACCCAGGTCGTGGCCATGGAGCCGCTTGAGCCCAACGCGCTCACGGCCGCCGTCACCATCACCGACACGGAGTGGGGTACCCGGTTCGACTGGTCGTGCGTGTACCTCAACCAGCTCTGGAAAGACAACGGACCGCAGGACTACGACATGGTCATGACCGACCTGAGCGGGGCATCCAGAGTGCTGGCCACCTGGACGGCGACCAGTCCGAGCACCGAGAACCTGGCGGCGTCGACCGACCTGCCCAGCGACCAGATCCAGAGCATCGAGATTCGCGCCAGCCGCAGCGGCACTCCGCTCGCGCACACCGACCTGTGA
- a CDS encoding sigma-70 family RNA polymerase sigma factor, protein MTEPQAALLRALHDAHGPALFRYVVRLTGDYGFAQDVVQEALLRAWKRPALLDRDDEAARAWLFTVARNLVIDDRRSARHSREISSDALPETASADGTEAILDRWLLTDALTALSPEHRTVLVSAYYLGRPIAEIARREDVPEGTVKSRLHYALRAMRLALQERGVTE, encoded by the coding sequence GTGACCGAACCGCAGGCGGCCCTGCTCCGGGCGCTGCACGATGCCCACGGTCCGGCGCTGTTCCGGTACGTGGTGCGCTTGACCGGCGACTACGGCTTCGCCCAGGACGTGGTGCAGGAGGCGCTGCTCCGGGCGTGGAAGCGACCGGCCCTGCTCGACCGGGACGATGAGGCGGCTCGCGCGTGGCTGTTCACCGTCGCCCGCAACCTCGTCATCGACGACAGGCGGAGCGCCCGGCACTCCCGCGAGATCAGCTCCGACGCCCTGCCAGAGACGGCCTCCGCCGACGGCACCGAGGCGATCCTCGATCGCTGGCTGCTGACGGATGCCCTCACGGCGCTCTCCCCCGAACACCGCACGGTGCTCGTGAGCGCCTACTACCTCGGCCGGCCCATCGCCGAGATCGCCCGCCGCGAAGACGTGCCGGAGGGCACCGTCAAGTCCCGGCTGCACTACGCCCTGCGAGCGATGCGGCTCGCCCTACAGGAAAGAGGGGTCACCGAATGA
- a CDS encoding YceI family protein, with protein MQKKTKIGLWIAGGVVVVGGAALAFGPAVYADYANSNADAAPTIAAATPNSTDAATSAAVNADDLSGTWSIGADSFAGYRVDEVLQGKDVTVTGRSADVTGDLTVDALSLTAATITVDVASIATDESARDAYFRDTAMEVGEFPTATFTLTAPVTLQAPVAGVPQTVSATGDLTLHGVTTSVTVELQAALTDTGGQVVGTIPITFSDYGVEAPDLGFVSVEDTGSIEFSLNVTQN; from the coding sequence ATGCAGAAGAAGACGAAGATCGGGCTGTGGATTGCGGGCGGAGTCGTCGTTGTCGGCGGTGCCGCCCTGGCATTCGGGCCTGCCGTGTACGCCGACTACGCCAACAGCAACGCCGACGCCGCACCCACCATCGCCGCCGCGACCCCGAACTCGACGGACGCGGCCACCTCCGCCGCGGTGAACGCCGACGACCTCAGCGGAACCTGGAGCATCGGCGCCGACTCCTTCGCCGGCTACCGCGTCGACGAGGTGCTGCAGGGCAAGGACGTGACCGTGACCGGACGCTCGGCCGACGTGACCGGCGACCTCACGGTCGACGCGCTCTCGCTCACCGCCGCCACGATCACCGTGGATGTGGCGAGCATCGCCACCGACGAGAGCGCCAGGGATGCTTATTTCCGCGATACCGCCATGGAGGTCGGCGAATTCCCGACCGCCACGTTCACACTGACCGCGCCGGTCACCCTCCAAGCCCCCGTGGCCGGCGTCCCTCAGACCGTCAGCGCCACCGGGGATCTCACCCTGCACGGCGTGACGACGTCGGTCACCGTCGAGCTGCAGGCCGCACTCACCGACACCGGCGGACAGGTCGTGGGCACCATCCCGATCACGTTCAGCGACTACGGCGTCGAGGCACCCGACCTGGGCTTCGTGTCGGTGGAGGACACCGGATCGATCGAGTTCTCCCTCAACGTCACGCAGAATTAG
- a CDS encoding IclR family transcriptional regulator — MVVPREHGVAPAQNDVPAARHTLAILTHLAAQRGPVPASSIAQVLGLPRSTVYRLLGVLSELGFVLHFPEARRYGIGLAAFELSSGFSRQEPLARLGRPILAALVDKIGESAHLAVLHGRDVIYLVEERAPRRPALVTDVGVRLPSHLTASGRALLATLPLPQLRALFPDPSAFVQRSGDGVEHPASAAGSDGAPGTRPSGSVGSYRELSRLLSQVRAQGYAAEDGDVTAGIASVAVAVRDHSGWPAAGIAVTFSRSSVPPERWPALAAEVERSAAELGRRINGRAGTIRDPAERKK, encoded by the coding sequence ATGGTTGTGCCGCGCGAACACGGTGTGGCGCCCGCGCAGAACGATGTGCCCGCCGCGCGCCACACGCTGGCCATCCTCACCCACCTGGCCGCCCAACGCGGTCCAGTGCCGGCCTCCAGCATCGCCCAGGTGCTCGGGCTGCCCCGGTCCACGGTGTACCGGCTGCTCGGCGTGCTCAGCGAGCTCGGTTTTGTCCTGCACTTTCCCGAGGCCAGGCGGTACGGCATCGGGCTGGCTGCCTTCGAGCTCAGCAGCGGGTTCTCCCGCCAGGAGCCCCTGGCCCGGCTGGGCCGGCCGATCCTCGCGGCCCTGGTCGACAAGATCGGCGAGAGCGCCCACCTGGCCGTGCTGCACGGGCGTGACGTGATCTACCTGGTCGAGGAGCGCGCGCCGAGGCGGCCCGCCCTGGTGACGGATGTGGGCGTGCGGCTGCCGAGTCATCTCACCGCCAGCGGGCGCGCTTTGCTGGCCACGCTGCCCCTCCCCCAGCTCCGGGCGCTCTTCCCCGATCCGTCGGCCTTCGTGCAGCGTTCCGGCGACGGTGTCGAGCATCCGGCGAGCGCCGCGGGATCCGACGGTGCGCCCGGTACTCGGCCCTCCGGCTCCGTGGGCAGCTACCGCGAGTTGAGCCGGCTGCTCAGCCAGGTGCGCGCCCAGGGTTATGCCGCCGAGGACGGTGATGTCACGGCGGGCATCGCTTCCGTCGCCGTGGCAGTGCGTGACCACAGTGGCTGGCCGGCCGCGGGCATCGCCGTGACGTTCTCCCGGTCGAGCGTGCCGCCGGAGCGGTGGCCCGCGCTCGCGGCCGAGGTGGAGCGCTCAGCCGCAGAGCTGGGCCGGCGCATCAATGGGCGAGCCGGCACCATCCGTGATCCTGCAGAGAGGAAAAAGTGA
- a CDS encoding MarR family winged helix-turn-helix transcriptional regulator, giving the protein MADLRTPPLSDQLCFDLYAASRAVTNAYRPVLADLGLTYPQYLVLVVLWDEGTRTVRELADTLRLDHGTLTPLLRRMEGNGLLTRQRNRSDERFVEIALTPAGDDLRSHATKIHCDMTAALGLNPAEFSALQATLRTLTERVSA; this is encoded by the coding sequence ATGGCCGACCTCCGGACCCCACCACTTTCCGACCAACTCTGCTTCGACCTGTACGCGGCGTCCCGCGCCGTCACCAATGCGTACCGGCCCGTGCTGGCCGACTTGGGTCTGACCTATCCGCAGTACCTGGTGTTGGTCGTCCTCTGGGACGAAGGAACACGCACCGTGCGCGAGCTCGCCGACACCCTGAGGTTGGACCACGGCACGCTCACCCCGCTCCTGCGCCGGATGGAAGGCAACGGGCTGCTCACCCGGCAGCGCAACCGTTCCGATGAGCGCTTCGTCGAGATCGCCCTGACGCCTGCCGGTGACGATCTGCGCAGCCACGCCACCAAGATCCACTGCGACATGACCGCAGCCCTGGGCCTGAATCCCGCAGAATTCAGCGCGCTGCAGGCCACACTGCGCACTCTCACCGAAAGGGTGAGCGCGTAG
- a CDS encoding sigma-70 family RNA polymerase sigma factor, with amino-acid sequence MATPAPELPANKARVSVEHRTDVSGEQDATAPVEASGLQQRERWLLAASQGDAGAFARLYEDVAPHILGLVVRILRDVQEAEVLTERIFLEIWHSAARFDSGRGAALSWMIATAHRMCVENLRSDVEHGLRSAPGRHAIAGGGTNHPQIAPGAPSHAAQHAAALHAAALSGALADLEPTQRHALKLAYYNGHSHGEVGQLLRIPAATAKTSLTRGLHGLRLGLSAATS; translated from the coding sequence ATGGCCACTCCCGCCCCCGAGCTGCCCGCGAACAAGGCCCGGGTCTCCGTCGAACACCGCACGGACGTGTCCGGGGAACAGGATGCCACTGCCCCCGTCGAGGCCAGTGGCCTACAGCAGCGGGAGCGGTGGCTGCTCGCTGCGAGTCAGGGTGATGCCGGGGCGTTCGCTCGGTTGTATGAGGACGTGGCACCGCACATCCTTGGCCTTGTGGTGCGGATCCTGCGTGACGTTCAGGAGGCAGAGGTGCTCACCGAGCGAATCTTTCTCGAGATCTGGCATTCTGCGGCCCGTTTCGACTCCGGTCGGGGCGCGGCGCTCTCCTGGATGATCGCCACGGCGCACCGAATGTGCGTGGAGAATCTCAGGAGCGACGTGGAGCACGGTCTCCGAAGCGCGCCGGGCAGGCACGCCATCGCCGGAGGAGGGACCAACCACCCTCAGATCGCGCCGGGAGCCCCGTCCCATGCTGCGCAGCACGCCGCTGCTTTGCACGCCGCTGCTCTGAGCGGCGCTCTCGCAGACCTCGAACCAACGCAGCGTCACGCGCTCAAGCTGGCGTACTACAACGGTCATAGCCACGGTGAGGTGGGCCAGCTCCTGCGGATTCCCGCAGCTACGGCGAAGACCTCGCTAACCCGGGGACTGCACGGTCTCAGGCTCGGTCTCTCCGCGGCCACGAGCTGA
- a CDS encoding GntR family transcriptional regulator: protein MSGRPVLPSHDDASPTLDIYRQFRGLIASGQLGAGERLPTVRQTASDLGVAPGTAAKAYKLLERDGLVVSRTAAGTRVAEQAAVLPASVVRRIRDLVTEAESAGSTPDEVIDVIRLVWLARETSERSARGRGETEPETVQSPG from the coding sequence GTGAGCGGCCGCCCTGTCCTCCCGTCGCACGACGACGCTAGTCCGACTCTCGACATCTATCGCCAGTTCCGCGGCCTGATCGCCTCCGGGCAACTCGGCGCAGGGGAACGACTGCCCACTGTGCGTCAGACCGCCAGCGATTTGGGCGTGGCCCCGGGCACCGCGGCCAAGGCCTACAAACTACTTGAACGCGACGGGCTGGTGGTAAGCCGCACGGCAGCAGGCACACGAGTCGCCGAGCAGGCCGCGGTGCTGCCCGCGTCCGTCGTGCGGCGCATCCGCGACCTCGTAACCGAAGCCGAGTCGGCAGGCTCGACCCCGGACGAAGTGATCGACGTCATACGTCTCGTCTGGCTGGCACGAGAGACCAGTGAGCGCTCAGCTCGTGGCCGCGGAGAGACCGAGCCTGAGACCGTGCAGTCCCCGGGTTAG
- a CDS encoding helix-turn-helix transcriptional regulator, which produces MRSDVRELRLAANLSEASLASVMGVSRQTINAIETGRYDPSLGLTIRLAQYFSRPVEEVFHVEDR; this is translated from the coding sequence GTGCGGAGCGATGTACGGGAGTTGAGACTCGCCGCGAATCTGTCGGAGGCGTCGCTGGCGTCGGTGATGGGGGTCTCCCGGCAGACGATCAACGCGATCGAAACCGGGCGCTACGACCCGTCGCTGGGGTTGACCATCCGGTTGGCGCAGTACTTCAGTCGCCCCGTCGAGGAGGTATTCCATGTCGAAGATCGCTGA
- a CDS encoding response regulator, with translation MPDDPTAPTGSTGEPRPIRVLIVEDEPLTAEAHAAYLLRLPGFELAGTAGTGQSALRQLTVAAAAGTPVELVLMDMNLPDLHGLDVSRRLRAAKLDCDIIAITAMRDLQVVRGAISAGVVQYLIKPFTYATFAQKLTTYREFRRQLGERSRVTSQADVDQAFNSLRTPTPVTLPKGLAEGTLASVTELLKSRSTPVSATELTDALGISRVTARRYLEHLADDGSALRSPRYGTPGRPENEYTWRRD, from the coding sequence ATGCCTGACGACCCCACCGCACCCACCGGGAGCACTGGTGAGCCCAGGCCGATCCGGGTGCTCATCGTGGAGGACGAACCTCTCACCGCCGAGGCGCACGCGGCGTATCTGCTGCGGCTGCCCGGATTCGAGCTGGCCGGCACCGCGGGAACCGGACAGTCCGCCCTCCGGCAGCTCACCGTGGCAGCGGCGGCCGGCACCCCGGTGGAACTGGTGCTGATGGACATGAACCTGCCCGACCTGCACGGCCTCGATGTGTCGCGGCGGCTTCGCGCGGCCAAGCTGGACTGCGACATCATCGCCATCACAGCGATGCGCGACCTGCAGGTGGTGCGCGGTGCGATCTCCGCGGGGGTGGTGCAGTACCTGATCAAGCCGTTCACCTACGCCACCTTCGCGCAGAAACTCACCACCTACCGTGAGTTCCGCCGCCAACTCGGCGAGCGCTCGCGGGTCACCAGCCAGGCGGATGTCGACCAGGCGTTCAACAGCCTGCGCACCCCCACTCCCGTCACGCTGCCCAAGGGACTGGCCGAGGGCACCCTGGCGAGCGTGACCGAGCTTCTCAAGTCCCGCTCCACGCCGGTATCCGCGACGGAACTCACCGACGCGCTCGGCATCTCCCGGGTGACCGCACGCCGCTACCTCGAACACCTGGCCGACGACGGGTCCGCTCTGCGCTCCCCCCGGTACGGCACCCCGGGGCGGCCCGAGAACGAATACACCTGGCGACGCGACTGA
- a CDS encoding sensor histidine kinase gives MTRTMGFTGEGTSALMHGWSIARRLFLAHFVFIVVLAVFVGTASFVDARDRGYTETADRMLAVAAAIADSPLVVTAAQSPDPTAALQAYTLEVSEDASVDFITIMSPAGIRWTHPDAAEIGRPYIGETAPAAAGTPFTEVTSGTLGPSVRSVVPIIEPDGRVVGMVAAGVKTSNLQIALNARLPAILALALALLAAGSLATWLLGRYLRRVTLGWGPEELAQLFVYNDSVLHSVREGLVLVDRKGDLVLYNDQAAELLGIPPRPTSRTAPAPAIGDLPLPPSLADLLRSGRTVQDEIHLTETRVLVVSQEPAVPTPSRARARAAPMGTVTTIRDHTDLESLGTELASMRTLSDALRAQTHEHANRLHTIVSLMELGRADEALAFATRDMAVSQHLTDEMISSVDEPVIGALLVGKFAQAGELGVHLSVDAAGTLADSGLSVHDLVTVLGNLVDNALDAAASGQVPRRVDVAIRSAPAETGPSALVIEVADTGHGVDADELDDVFKLGYSTKEPGTYGRGLGLALVRQAVNRLGGTLTVTRRVGAVFTVTIPLQVPAGTTEAVPNA, from the coding sequence ATGACGCGCACGATGGGTTTCACCGGCGAAGGGACGAGTGCACTGATGCACGGTTGGAGCATTGCGCGCCGTCTCTTCCTGGCCCATTTCGTCTTCATCGTGGTGCTCGCGGTGTTCGTGGGGACAGCGTCGTTCGTGGACGCGCGCGACCGCGGGTACACCGAGACGGCTGACCGGATGCTGGCCGTGGCGGCGGCCATCGCGGACAGCCCCCTGGTGGTCACCGCGGCGCAGTCCCCGGATCCGACCGCAGCCCTGCAGGCGTACACCCTCGAGGTCAGCGAGGACGCCTCGGTGGACTTCATCACCATCATGAGCCCGGCGGGTATCCGCTGGACGCATCCGGACGCCGCCGAGATCGGTCGGCCGTACATCGGTGAGACCGCGCCGGCCGCGGCGGGGACGCCGTTCACGGAGGTGACGAGCGGCACCCTCGGGCCGTCGGTGCGCTCCGTCGTGCCGATCATCGAACCGGACGGCCGGGTGGTGGGCATGGTGGCCGCCGGGGTCAAGACCAGCAACCTGCAGATCGCCCTCAACGCCCGCCTGCCGGCCATTCTGGCCCTGGCGCTCGCGCTCCTGGCGGCCGGCTCCCTGGCCACCTGGCTGCTCGGCCGGTACCTGCGCCGGGTCACGCTCGGCTGGGGCCCGGAGGAACTCGCCCAGCTCTTCGTCTACAACGACTCTGTGCTGCACTCGGTGCGGGAGGGCCTCGTGCTGGTCGACCGCAAGGGCGACCTGGTGCTCTACAACGACCAGGCCGCCGAGCTGCTCGGCATCCCGCCGCGCCCCACCTCGCGCACCGCGCCGGCGCCGGCCATCGGCGACCTGCCCTTGCCGCCGAGCCTGGCGGACCTGCTGCGGAGCGGGCGCACCGTGCAGGACGAGATCCATCTCACCGAGACCCGCGTGCTCGTGGTGAGCCAGGAACCGGCCGTGCCCACGCCGAGTCGGGCACGCGCGCGCGCGGCACCCATGGGCACCGTCACCACCATCCGCGACCACACCGATCTGGAGTCGCTGGGCACCGAACTGGCCTCGATGCGCACCCTCTCGGACGCCCTGCGGGCACAGACCCACGAGCACGCCAACAGGCTGCACACCATCGTGTCGCTGATGGAACTCGGCCGCGCCGACGAGGCCCTGGCCTTCGCCACCCGGGACATGGCCGTGAGCCAGCACCTCACCGACGAGATGATCAGCTCGGTCGACGAGCCCGTGATCGGAGCTCTGCTCGTGGGCAAATTCGCCCAGGCCGGCGAGCTGGGCGTGCACCTGAGCGTGGATGCCGCCGGCACCCTCGCGGATTCCGGGTTATCGGTGCACGATCTCGTCACCGTGCTGGGCAATCTGGTGGACAACGCCCTCGACGCCGCGGCCAGTGGGCAGGTTCCACGCCGCGTGGACGTCGCCATCCGCAGCGCACCGGCGGAGACAGGACCATCGGCTCTCGTGATCGAGGTCGCCGACACCGGACACGGCGTCGACGCCGATGAGCTGGACGACGTCTTCAAGCTCGGCTACAGCACTAAAGAACCGGGCACCTACGGTCGAGGCCTAGGTCTCGCCCTCGTCCGGCAGGCGGTGAACCGGCTCGGCGGAACCCTCACCGTGACCCGGCGGGTCGGGGCGGTCTTCACCGTCACCATCCCGCTGCAGGTGCCCGCCGGTACGACGGAGGCCGTGCCGAATGCCTGA